One part of the Streptomyces sp. NBC_00286 genome encodes these proteins:
- a CDS encoding MazG-like family protein has protein sequence MSDHDATATPATYDDMWDTVGRLQEWLVRAQPARPPQEALLLRMLKLSEEVGEVAEAVIGATGQNPRKGTSHTWDDVQSELCDVIITAAVALRTLTPDAREVFTSHLEQVRKRSLGPGQLS, from the coding sequence ATGAGCGATCACGACGCGACGGCGACACCAGCCACGTACGACGACATGTGGGACACGGTGGGCCGCCTCCAGGAGTGGCTCGTACGGGCCCAACCCGCGCGTCCCCCTCAAGAGGCCCTGCTCCTGCGGATGTTGAAGCTCTCCGAGGAGGTCGGTGAGGTCGCCGAGGCGGTCATCGGCGCCACCGGGCAGAACCCGCGCAAGGGTACGAGCCACACCTGGGACGACGTCCAGTCGGAGCTGTGCGACGTGATCATCACGGCCGCCGTCGCCCTGCGCACGCTGACACCCGACGCTCGTGAGGTGTTCACGAGCCACTTGGAGCAGGTGCGGAAGCGTTCGCTCGGCCCGGGTCAGCTCTCCTGA
- a CDS encoding YbdD/YjiX family protein — MNVRHWTRGVRWIRWYLRELTGEAEYDRYCAHHRRRHPDAPLPSRREYEVLRTHHRENHPQSRCC; from the coding sequence ATGAACGTCCGGCACTGGACCAGGGGCGTGCGCTGGATCCGCTGGTATCTGCGCGAGCTGACGGGCGAAGCGGAGTACGACCGCTACTGCGCACACCACCGACGCCGGCACCCGGACGCTCCGCTACCCAGCCGACGGGAGTACGAGGTCCTGCGGACCCACCACCGGGAGAACCATCCACAGAGCCGCTGCTGTTGA
- the lpdA gene encoding dihydrolipoyl dehydrogenase, whose amino-acid sequence MDEQGERFDVVVLGAGPGGYVAAIRAAQLGKRVAVIEEKYWGGVCLNVGCIPSKALLRNAELAHIFTREAKTFGIKVDGQVSFDYGEAYRRSRKVADGRVKGVHYLMKKNKITELSGRGTFLDAHTLQVADYDGNTRTISFDHCIIATGATPKLLPGTRRTSRVVTFEEQILAEDLPASIVIAGAGAIGVEFAYILNNYGVKVTIVEFLDRMTPLEDAEVSAELAKQYRKLGIDVLTSTRVDAIDESGPQVRVTVTAKDGSQQVLEADKVLQAIGFAPNIEGYGLDKTGVRVTDRGAIDVDGRCRTSVPHIYAIGDVTAKLMLAHAAEAMGIVAAETIAGAETMELEYVMIPRATYCQPQIASFGYTEAQAREQGYDVQVAKFPFTANGKSHGLGDATGFVKLISDGKYGELLGGHLIGPDVTELLPELTLAQQWDLTVHEVARNVHAHPTLGEAVKEAVHGLAGHMINF is encoded by the coding sequence ATGGACGAGCAGGGCGAGCGCTTCGATGTCGTCGTACTCGGTGCGGGACCCGGCGGCTACGTCGCCGCCATCCGCGCCGCCCAGCTGGGCAAGCGCGTCGCGGTGATCGAGGAGAAGTACTGGGGCGGCGTATGCCTGAACGTGGGCTGCATCCCCAGCAAGGCCCTGCTGCGTAACGCCGAACTCGCGCACATCTTCACGCGCGAGGCGAAGACCTTCGGCATCAAGGTCGACGGGCAGGTCTCCTTCGACTACGGCGAGGCCTACCGGCGCAGCCGCAAGGTCGCGGACGGCCGGGTCAAGGGCGTCCACTACCTGATGAAGAAGAACAAGATCACGGAGCTCAGCGGCCGCGGCACCTTCCTCGACGCGCACACGCTCCAGGTGGCCGACTACGACGGCAACACCCGCACCATCTCCTTCGACCACTGCATCATCGCCACCGGAGCCACCCCCAAGCTGCTGCCCGGCACCCGCCGTACGTCGCGCGTGGTGACGTTCGAGGAGCAGATCCTCGCCGAGGACCTGCCGGCCTCCATCGTGATCGCGGGCGCCGGTGCGATCGGTGTCGAGTTCGCGTACATCCTGAACAACTACGGCGTGAAGGTCACGATCGTCGAGTTCCTGGACCGTATGACGCCGCTGGAGGACGCCGAGGTCTCCGCCGAACTCGCCAAGCAGTACCGCAAGTTGGGCATCGACGTGCTCACCTCCACCCGCGTCGACGCGATCGACGAGTCCGGCCCCCAGGTCCGCGTCACGGTGACGGCGAAGGACGGCTCCCAGCAGGTGCTGGAGGCCGACAAGGTGCTCCAGGCCATCGGCTTCGCCCCGAACATCGAGGGCTACGGCCTGGACAAGACGGGCGTACGGGTCACGGACCGCGGCGCCATCGACGTCGACGGCCGCTGCCGCACCTCCGTTCCGCACATCTACGCCATCGGCGACGTCACCGCGAAGCTGATGCTCGCGCACGCCGCGGAGGCGATGGGCATCGTCGCCGCCGAGACCATCGCCGGCGCGGAGACCATGGAGCTGGAGTACGTGATGATTCCGCGCGCCACGTACTGCCAGCCCCAGATCGCCAGCTTCGGTTACACCGAGGCGCAGGCCCGCGAGCAGGGTTACGACGTCCAGGTGGCCAAGTTCCCCTTCACGGCGAACGGCAAGTCGCACGGCCTGGGCGACGCCACCGGTTTCGTGAAGCTGATCAGCGACGGGAAGTACGGCGAACTCCTCGGCGGCCATCTCATCGGCCCCGACGTCACCGAACTCCTCCCCGAACTGACCCTCGCCCAGCAGTGGGACCTGACCGTCCATGAGGTGGCCCGCAACGTCCACGCCCACCCGACGCTCGGCGAGGCGGTCAAGGAGGCGGTCCACGGACTCGCCGGCCACATGATCAATTTCTGA
- a CDS encoding DUF3311 domain-containing protein, with product MASTGSTGHQRLRRFAIAVLLLAPAAGLLWVPWYAGAEPRIAGTPFFYWYQLAWVPGCGLCLLAAYALTRHDRSDRPDGPDLRELHDRPDP from the coding sequence ATGGCATCGACCGGCAGCACTGGCCATCAACGGCTGCGGCGCTTCGCGATCGCCGTACTGCTTCTCGCGCCCGCCGCCGGACTGCTGTGGGTGCCCTGGTACGCCGGTGCCGAACCGCGGATCGCGGGGACGCCGTTCTTCTACTGGTACCAGCTCGCCTGGGTGCCGGGGTGCGGACTGTGCCTGCTCGCCGCGTACGCACTGACCAGGCACGACCGATCCGACCGCCCAGACGGGCCCGACCTGCGCGAACTGCACGACCGGCCCGATCCCTGA
- a CDS encoding LLM class F420-dependent oxidoreductase gives MTDSVTTEVRSSSPKEAVGRYGIWSPGLRSEDPAQRSEIAESAAELEQLGFGAAWLGGNSAAQHAVPLIEATSQLTVATGIQSIWQYEAADTAARFAELDAAHPGRFLLGLGVSHAKLADQYRRPYASMVSYLDALDAAGVPAERRVLAALGPKMLKLSGDRAAGSHPYLVTPEHTADAREILGEVPLLAPELKVVLETDPDRARSLARGALAMYLTLPNYTNSFLRFGFTEDDFANGGSDRLIDALFAWGDDDRIRERIDAFYAAGADHVAFQVVTDQDGFALPRPEWRRLAELLT, from the coding sequence ATGACGGACAGCGTCACGACTGAGGTTCGCAGCAGTTCACCCAAGGAGGCGGTCGGGCGGTACGGCATTTGGAGTCCCGGACTGCGTTCGGAGGACCCGGCACAGCGGAGCGAGATCGCCGAGTCCGCCGCCGAACTCGAACAACTCGGCTTCGGCGCCGCCTGGTTGGGCGGCAACAGCGCGGCGCAGCACGCCGTGCCGCTCATCGAGGCGACCTCGCAGCTGACCGTGGCGACCGGCATCCAGAGCATCTGGCAGTACGAGGCCGCCGATACCGCCGCGCGGTTCGCCGAGCTGGACGCGGCTCACCCCGGCCGGTTCCTGCTGGGCCTCGGGGTGAGTCACGCCAAGCTGGCGGACCAGTACCGGCGCCCGTATGCGTCCATGGTCAGCTATCTGGACGCCTTGGACGCCGCCGGAGTGCCCGCCGAGCGCCGGGTCCTGGCCGCCCTCGGCCCCAAGATGCTGAAGCTGTCCGGCGATCGCGCCGCCGGCTCGCACCCGTACCTGGTCACTCCCGAGCACACCGCGGACGCCCGCGAGATCCTCGGCGAAGTACCGCTGCTCGCACCGGAGTTGAAGGTCGTCCTGGAGACAGACCCGGACCGCGCACGCTCGCTCGCCCGCGGCGCTCTCGCCATGTATCTCACCCTGCCGAACTACACCAACAGCTTCCTGCGGTTCGGCTTCACCGAGGACGACTTCGCGAACGGCGGCAGTGACCGACTGATCGACGCGCTCTTCGCCTGGGGCGACGACGACCGCATCCGCGAGCGTATCGACGCCTTTTACGCTGCGGGCGCGGACCATGTGGCCTTCCAAGTGGTCACCGACCAGGACGGCTTTGCCCTCCCGCGCCCCGAATGGCGCCGCCTGGCCGAGCTGTTGACCTGA
- a CDS encoding SigE family RNA polymerase sigma factor: MRRRQHTRLPAPQAAPAAVTDPRIPGPADTDHFPRPADTDRIPRPADADRYPRPVAGGATATSPPAGAPTGDEVLSPPVSDPADIEREAALARLFELHYASMLRLAVLLGADDPENVVAEAYYQIYRKWRRLRDAEAAEAYLRSTVCNLTRMRIRHLQVARKHVQQPPSEVVASAESTALLRDDQRVLIDALQQLPARQREALVLRHWLGLKESEIAAAMGISAGSVKTHTSRGIAALTQAMEARR, from the coding sequence GTGAGACGCAGACAGCACACGCGACTGCCGGCGCCGCAGGCCGCTCCGGCCGCCGTCACCGATCCCCGTATCCCAGGGCCGGCCGACACCGACCACTTCCCGCGGCCGGCCGACACCGATCGCATCCCGCGGCCCGCCGACGCCGATCGCTACCCGCGGCCCGTCGCCGGCGGCGCGACGGCGACGTCCCCGCCGGCCGGTGCCCCGACCGGAGACGAGGTGCTGTCCCCACCCGTGAGCGATCCGGCCGACATCGAGCGGGAGGCCGCCCTGGCCCGCCTCTTCGAGCTGCACTACGCCTCGATGCTGCGGCTGGCCGTCCTCCTCGGCGCGGACGACCCGGAGAACGTGGTGGCCGAGGCGTACTACCAGATCTACCGCAAGTGGCGCCGCCTCAGAGACGCCGAGGCGGCCGAGGCGTATCTGCGCTCCACGGTCTGCAATCTGACCCGGATGCGCATCCGCCACCTCCAGGTCGCCCGCAAGCACGTCCAGCAGCCGCCGAGCGAGGTCGTCGCCTCCGCGGAGAGCACGGCGCTGCTCCGAGACGACCAGCGCGTACTGATCGACGCCCTGCAGCAACTGCCCGCCCGGCAGCGGGAAGCGCTGGTGCTGCGGCACTGGCTCGGTCTGAAGGAGAGTGAGATAGCCGCCGCGATGGGAATCTCCGCCGGATCGGTGAAGACGCACACGTCGCGCGGTATCGCCGCCCTGACCCAGGCGATGGAGGCCCGGCGATGA
- a CDS encoding sodium:solute symporter family protein, translating into MADSAMTATFLAVTGGASLLAVTARRLRPSDRLPSLEGWALADRSLGPVWTWMLLGGTIFTAYTFTAVPGLAYGNGAPAFFAVPYTVIVCPLAFVLLTRLWAVARRHGYITVGDFVRGRYGSAPLALVVALTGILATMPYLALQLLGIRAVLTAGGVYPRGASGDLVLIALFAGLAVATYRHGLRAPTVISAFKAVAVFVSLTAVCWLVLARLGGPGAVFDGAAQRLGGTGVADSALLLSPEQQPAYATLALGSALALLMYPHVLTASFAADSPRTLRKVSVALPAWTGLLALFGLLGIAALAAGVRAPEGGAETAVPMLVDRLMPGPLAGLVFGAITVGALVPAAVMSIAAATCFVRNVYVEYVHPTATPKRQVRIAKAVSLTAKVGAVAFVFGLRDQDAINLQLLGGVWILQIFPAVAIGLFTGRLHPRALLAGWAVGMAAGTFLVVREGFSSIVPFGGGDQPLEIYAGLVALLLNLTVAVAGTAALERFGVPRGADLTDLPSRLTVRRRPETGASNP; encoded by the coding sequence ATGGCGGACAGCGCCATGACCGCGACGTTCCTCGCCGTGACCGGCGGGGCGTCGCTGCTCGCCGTCACCGCGCGCCGGCTCCGTCCCAGCGATCGCCTGCCGTCCCTTGAGGGCTGGGCGCTGGCCGACCGGAGCCTCGGCCCCGTCTGGACGTGGATGCTGCTCGGCGGCACGATCTTCACCGCGTACACCTTCACCGCCGTACCGGGACTGGCATACGGAAACGGGGCGCCCGCCTTCTTCGCCGTGCCGTACACGGTGATCGTCTGTCCGCTCGCCTTCGTCCTGCTGACCCGGCTGTGGGCGGTGGCCCGCCGGCACGGCTACATCACCGTCGGCGACTTCGTGCGCGGCCGGTACGGTTCGGCGCCGCTCGCCCTGGTGGTGGCGCTGACCGGGATCCTCGCGACGATGCCCTATCTCGCGCTGCAACTGCTGGGCATACGGGCCGTACTCACCGCCGGAGGCGTCTACCCGCGGGGCGCGAGCGGCGACCTGGTGCTGATCGCGCTGTTCGCGGGGCTCGCGGTGGCGACGTACCGGCACGGGCTGCGGGCGCCGACCGTCATCTCCGCGTTCAAGGCGGTGGCCGTCTTCGTCTCGCTCACCGCCGTGTGCTGGCTGGTCCTCGCCCGGCTCGGCGGACCCGGCGCGGTCTTCGACGGTGCGGCACAACGGCTCGGCGGCACCGGCGTCGCCGACTCCGCCCTGCTCCTTTCCCCCGAGCAACAGCCCGCCTACGCCACGCTCGCTCTCGGCTCAGCGCTGGCCCTGCTGATGTACCCGCACGTGCTCACCGCCTCCTTCGCCGCCGACAGCCCGCGCACCCTGCGCAAGGTCTCCGTGGCACTGCCCGCCTGGACGGGACTGCTCGCCCTCTTCGGCCTCCTCGGCATCGCGGCACTCGCCGCCGGGGTACGGGCACCCGAGGGCGGCGCCGAGACCGCCGTACCGATGCTGGTCGACCGGCTGATGCCGGGCCCGCTCGCCGGACTCGTCTTCGGGGCGATCACCGTGGGCGCGCTGGTACCGGCGGCCGTCATGTCGATCGCGGCCGCCACCTGCTTCGTACGCAATGTGTACGTCGAGTACGTCCACCCCACCGCCACCCCCAAACGACAGGTCCGCATCGCCAAGGCGGTCTCGCTCACCGCGAAGGTCGGCGCGGTCGCGTTCGTGTTCGGGCTGCGCGACCAGGACGCCATCAATCTCCAACTCCTCGGCGGCGTATGGATCCTGCAGATCTTCCCGGCGGTCGCCATAGGGCTCTTCACGGGCCGACTGCATCCCCGGGCGCTGCTCGCCGGGTGGGCCGTGGGCATGGCGGCGGGCACGTTCCTGGTGGTCCGCGAAGGGTTCTCGTCCATCGTTCCGTTCGGCGGCGGCGACCAGCCGCTGGAGATCTACGCCGGGCTCGTCGCCCTGCTGCTCAACCTGACCGTCGCGGTGGCCGGCACCGCGGCCCTCGAACGCTTCGGCGTCCCGCGGGGCGCCGACCTCACCGACCTACCGTCCCGCCTGACCGTCAGGCGGCGCCCCGAGACGGGAGCGAGCAACCCGTGA
- a CDS encoding SDR family oxidoreductase yields the protein MDDMETKIALVTGAGSGIGRAVTVELLRTGWSVALAGRRAQTLEETAALAEKGNFLCVRADVSRPDDVAGLFAAVRDRFGRLDLLFNNAGTFGPGGVPFEELPYDAWRHVVATNLDGAFLCAQAAYRQMKEQTPQGGRIINNGSISAHTPRPHSAAYTATKHALTGLTKSLSLDGRPYRIACGQIDIGNAATDMTERMRTGALQANGEMVPEPVMDVADVARTVRHMAELPLEANVQFATVLATTMPFIGRG from the coding sequence ATGGACGACATGGAAACGAAGATCGCGCTGGTCACCGGAGCAGGTTCCGGCATCGGCCGGGCCGTGACCGTGGAACTTCTGCGCACCGGTTGGTCCGTGGCGCTCGCGGGCCGCCGCGCACAGACCCTGGAGGAGACGGCAGCCCTGGCAGAGAAGGGCAACTTCCTTTGCGTACGCGCCGACGTCTCACGACCCGACGACGTGGCCGGACTGTTCGCCGCCGTACGGGACCGGTTTGGGCGGCTCGATCTGCTCTTCAACAACGCGGGTACGTTCGGGCCTGGCGGCGTCCCGTTCGAGGAACTGCCCTACGACGCCTGGCGCCACGTGGTCGCCACCAACCTCGACGGCGCGTTCCTGTGCGCGCAGGCGGCGTACCGGCAGATGAAGGAGCAGACCCCGCAGGGCGGCCGGATCATCAACAACGGTTCGATCTCGGCGCATACGCCCCGGCCGCACTCGGCGGCGTACACCGCGACCAAGCACGCGCTGACGGGCCTCACCAAGTCCCTGTCCCTGGACGGCCGTCCGTACCGGATCGCCTGCGGCCAGATCGACATCGGCAATGCGGCGACCGACATGACCGAGCGCATGCGGACGGGAGCATTGCAGGCAAACGGCGAGATGGTTCCGGAGCCCGTGATGGATGTCGCGGATGTGGCCCGGACGGTGCGGCACATGGCGGAGTTGCCGCTGGAGGCGAACGTGCAGTTCGCGACGGTGCTTGCGACGACGATGCCGTTCATCGGGCGCGGCTGA
- a CDS encoding carbon starvation CstA family protein: protein MPTSAMPESAPPAPESPPPSGSARPRMTPRSILLWTAVALVGAVCWGVLALSRGEEISAVWLVLAALGSYAIAYRFYSRFVARRVLKPDDRRATPAERLEDGVDFQPTDRRVLLGHHFAAIAGAGPLVGPVLAAQMGYLPGTIWIVAGVIFAGAVQDMVVLFLSMRRDGKSLGQMARDEIGRAGGAAALIAVFAIMIILLGVLALVVVNALAHSPWGTFSVAMTIPIALFMGFWLHRIRPGRVVETSLIGVALLLLAIIGGSWIQDSSLADTFTLSPTTLVFCLVGYGFVASVLPVWMLLAPRDYLSTFMKIGTIALLAVGVVVAAPVMRAEAVSDFASSGAGPVFAGSLFPFLFITIACGALSGFHALVASGTTPKLIQKESQVRMIGYGAMLMESFVAIMALIAAATLEPGLYYAMNAPAGLLGTTPESASQAVAGLGFSITPDQLTQAAKAVEEQTLIARTGGAPTLAVGMSEIFSGVFGGASMKAFWYHFAIMFEALFILTTVDAGTRVGRFMLQDMLGNVWKPIGRVTWKPGIWLCSGLVVAAWGYFLYTGATDPLGGINQLFPLFGIANQLLAAIALTVCTTVLIKSGRLRWAWVTAVPLAWVVAVTFTAGWQKIFSDDPRIGFFAQRDRYADGIDAGEVIAPAKNLDDMHTVVTNSTVDGVLIALFLLLVAVVIVNAAVVCVRAIRAPGSLPTTEAPYVESRIDVPEQADEPLVGART, encoded by the coding sequence ATGCCTACGTCAGCCATGCCCGAATCCGCTCCCCCGGCACCGGAAAGCCCGCCCCCCTCCGGGTCCGCCCGGCCCCGTATGACCCCTCGGTCCATCCTCCTGTGGACCGCAGTCGCCCTGGTCGGCGCCGTCTGCTGGGGTGTCCTCGCGCTCTCCAGGGGCGAGGAGATCTCCGCGGTCTGGCTGGTACTGGCCGCCCTCGGCTCGTACGCCATCGCGTACCGCTTCTACAGCCGCTTCGTCGCCCGGCGCGTACTGAAGCCGGACGACCGGCGGGCCACTCCCGCCGAACGCCTGGAGGACGGCGTCGACTTCCAGCCCACCGATCGCCGGGTGCTGCTCGGCCACCACTTCGCGGCGATCGCGGGGGCGGGGCCGCTGGTGGGGCCCGTACTCGCGGCGCAGATGGGGTATCTGCCCGGCACGATCTGGATCGTGGCCGGCGTGATCTTCGCCGGGGCGGTGCAGGACATGGTGGTGCTGTTCCTGTCGATGCGGCGGGACGGGAAGTCGCTCGGGCAGATGGCCCGTGACGAGATCGGCCGGGCGGGCGGGGCGGCTGCCCTGATCGCGGTCTTCGCCATCATGATCATCCTGCTCGGTGTGCTGGCCCTCGTCGTCGTCAACGCCCTCGCCCACTCCCCCTGGGGCACGTTCTCGGTCGCCATGACCATCCCGATCGCCCTGTTCATGGGCTTCTGGCTGCACCGGATCCGGCCGGGCCGCGTCGTCGAGACCAGCCTGATCGGTGTGGCGCTGCTGCTGCTCGCGATCATCGGCGGCAGCTGGATCCAGGACTCCTCGCTGGCCGACACCTTCACGCTGAGCCCGACGACCCTGGTGTTCTGCCTGGTCGGATACGGCTTCGTCGCCTCCGTACTCCCCGTATGGATGCTGCTCGCGCCCCGCGACTACCTCTCCACCTTCATGAAGATCGGCACCATCGCGCTGCTCGCGGTCGGAGTCGTCGTGGCCGCGCCCGTCATGCGTGCGGAGGCGGTCAGCGACTTCGCCTCCTCGGGCGCGGGCCCGGTCTTCGCGGGCTCCCTCTTCCCCTTCCTGTTCATCACCATCGCCTGCGGCGCGCTGTCCGGTTTCCATGCGCTGGTCGCCTCCGGTACGACTCCGAAGCTGATCCAGAAGGAGTCGCAGGTCCGGATGATCGGCTACGGCGCCATGCTGATGGAGTCGTTCGTCGCGATCATGGCGTTGATCGCCGCGGCCACCCTCGAACCGGGCCTGTACTACGCGATGAACGCACCCGCCGGGCTCCTCGGTACGACCCCCGAGTCCGCCTCGCAGGCGGTCGCGGGCCTCGGCTTCAGCATCACCCCCGACCAGCTCACCCAGGCGGCGAAGGCCGTGGAGGAGCAGACGCTCATCGCCCGTACCGGTGGTGCGCCGACCCTCGCGGTGGGTATGTCGGAGATCTTCTCCGGGGTGTTCGGCGGGGCGAGCATGAAGGCCTTCTGGTACCACTTCGCGATCATGTTCGAGGCGCTGTTCATCCTGACGACGGTCGACGCGGGCACCCGTGTCGGGCGCTTCATGCTCCAGGACATGCTCGGCAACGTCTGGAAGCCGATCGGCCGGGTCACCTGGAAGCCCGGGATCTGGCTGTGCAGCGGACTCGTCGTGGCCGCCTGGGGCTACTTCCTCTACACCGGCGCCACCGACCCCCTCGGCGGAATCAACCAGCTCTTCCCGCTCTTCGGCATCGCCAACCAGCTGCTCGCCGCCATCGCCCTCACCGTCTGCACCACCGTGCTGATCAAGTCCGGGCGGCTGCGCTGGGCCTGGGTCACCGCGGTCCCGCTGGCCTGGGTGGTCGCGGTCACCTTCACCGCCGGCTGGCAGAAGATCTTCTCCGACGACCCGCGCATCGGTTTCTTCGCCCAGCGCGACCGGTACGCCGACGGCATCGACGCCGGCGAGGTCATCGCGCCCGCCAAGAACCTCGACGACATGCACACCGTGGTCACCAACTCCACGGTCGACGGCGTCCTGATCGCCCTGTTCCTGCTCCTGGTCGCCGTGGTGATCGTCAACGCGGCGGTGGTGTGCGTACGGGCCATCCGCGCGCCCGGTTCGCTCCCGACGACGGAGGCCCCGTACGTCGAGTCCCGCATCGACGTCCCCGAGCAGGCGGACGAACCGCTGGTGGGAGCCCGTACATGA